CATATGGCAGCTACCGTGGTGGGTACATCACTTGCTTTTGGAGGACTGACTTCCAATCTGATTGTGTATCTGATTCAAGAATTCAATATCAAAAGCATCagtgctgccgaaatttttaatGTGGTTAATGGATGCATCACCATATTTCCCATTGCTGGAGCCATCATAGCTGATTCTTTTCTTGGATGTTACTCTGTCATCTGGATTTCATCTTTAATCTCATCCCTGGTGAGCAATATTTCTAGCTTTGTTCTAATCCCTATGTTTTCTTGATCTTTTTTGTGGTCCTCTTTATATTGATTCTAGCAAGAATTGGTGCATGTTTTGCAGGGCATGTTGATAATAGTTATGACAGCAGCACTCAATAAATTGAGACCTCCGCAATGTGAAAATGGATCGAGTCTCTGCATAAGCCCGTCAGGAGTTCAACTTGCAGTTCTTTATATCGGCTTAGCTCTAGCATCTCTAGGGATGGCAGGTTCACGATTCACCATTGGACCAATGGGAGCAAATCAATTTGATAAACCAAAGCatcaagaaattttctttaaTTGGTACATTTTCGCAATGTACACAGCCACTGCTATAAGCTTGACCGTCATTGTATATATTGAAAATAGTGTGAGTTGGGCATGGGGTTTTGGGATTTCTGTTGCTGCAAATATAGTTGGATTAGCACTATTTTTAGTTGGCCGTGGTTTCTACCGCCAGCTAAAGCCACAAGGGAGCCCTTTTACTGGCTTGGCTCGCGTTGTTATTGCAGCTACCAGGAAAAGGAATTTGTTGCTCTCCCAAAACACTGAAGATTATTGCCAAGACCCGGAAACAACGACCTTTGtcatgcctacaaaatttttcaaGTAAGAACCATTACCACCTTAAAATTGAATTGCTGCACATATTATCCATTCATTTTTCACCTAAATTTGTTGAAATTTAATTAAACAAAACTTTACCACGAATTATAGGTTCTTAAACCACGCAGCACTGAAAACTGAAGGAGACACCGATCTAGATGGCTCTATAAAGAAACCGTGGAAGGTTTGTACAGTGAAAGAAGTAGAAGACTTCAAAAGCCTAAGTAAAATGCTCCCAATATGGTCAACTGCTTTACTCGTTTCCCCCCCACTAGCCGTCCAACTGAGTATGACAGTCATCCAAGCTCTAGCAATGGACCGTCATGTAGGAGCTCATTTCAAAACTCCAGCTGGTAGTGTTCAAGTCTTCATATTCCTATCGACTTGCATGACCATTTTCTTTCTAGACCGATTTCTATTCCCCATGTGGGAGAAGTTCATGCACCGAGCCATCACGCCTCTCCAGCGGGTTGGGATTGGCCATTTGTTCGATGTTCTTAGCATGGCCGTTTTAGCCCTGGTGGAGGCTAAGAGGCTAAAATTGGCGCGAATGCACCACCTGCAGGACCAGGATAATTCTGTGGTGCCCATGTCAGTCTTCTGGCTTGTGCCATCCTTTGCTCTTGCTGGTATTGGAGAAGCATTTCATTTCCCTGGACATATTTTGTTTTATTACCAAGAATTTCCAGTATCCTTAAAAAGTACATCGACCGCAGTTGTTGCCTTGTCTATCGGTATTGGCTTTAACCTGGGCAACGGATTGATTAATGCTGTTAAAAAGACAACAGAGTGGTTGCCTGATAACATAAACAGAGGTAGACTAGATAATGTGTACTGGCTGGTAACTATCCTGGGAGGCCTCAACTTCTGTTATTTTCTTCTATGTTCCTCCATGTACAAGTATCAAAATGTCGAAAAGGTAACTGATGATGCTGTAAATGAACAATGAGAAGATGTAGTTTCCACCATGCATTGGCATATTCATAGAATAAGTTGATGATCAGGGATTATGTTTTGGCTGTAGCTACATTCTGTATCTGCAAAGCACTTCAAAAATTTAAGAGAAGTTACGATAACAGTTTGTGCAAAAGTCAAGAGTTACGCAATTCAATCAGGACTGTTTAAGTAATAGAGGAATTGAACAATAATTGAACTTGCAAACAACGAATTGATTAATTCCTTCATTCaatatgtcatttttttttctcctcctcctcctttcaACGTGTCTAGTTATAAATAATTCCCTCCAATAAACTATTTTGCATCGCGGTAATTTAGGTTTTAGGGTTTAAGGGAGTAATTTTTCTTGTGATCTTTTTCCCATTGAAACTCAATAAAGTTCAACTATGCTTCAGGAAACAAAGATGAAAATGGTCTATCTTCTGATCATTTCGAGGGATATCCATAGTTTTTGATTTTGTAACTCCAACATAGCCTTTTCATAATTTTCATAAAGAATAACCTGTTCATATGAATTTGTGAAAGATGGTTGTCGTTCCCTTTACTCCATTGGCTCGTAAGAACGTTTCTTTAATACTTCTAACAACCTAGAGGATATTCTACACATCTGACAGAAACAAAAACCTTTGTACATAATCGCCTGGTCATCTACCAACCGTCGCCAAAGCATATATCAGTGGGATCCCAAGTTGCCAATGAAATGATATCACAATCAGAATCAGTGTTAGAATGATGTACAATCAATAATTTTGCTTCTCCAGTGAAGCTCTCAGTTTAAAATTGCAACTTATTCCAAAATGTCAACTGCTGACCATCGCAGAAAGGATTATTGTACTTTGTAGTAGGTGTGGATACTGATCCTATTCTTTGGGCTCGTGATTTAAAGGGGGAGATAAAAAAATCTACCTGTGAATCTGCGATGCATCATATATATTCCTGAACCTCGTACTTCAATCCCGTCGAGTAAATGAGCTCTCtttcacattttttcttttggaaatcctGGGTAGTTTTTTATCTGATTCAGTAATTTTGTTGATAGAGCTGTTGTAGTGCTTAATGTCCAAATATGGCATCTTGAAAGCAGGAGTCGATATGATGAGCAAAAGAGAGACATTGACGAAATGAAAAAGTGATCCCGCTGCCTTTCTTGGCCCTGGAGAAGTAGATTAGACTGGGCTCTTCCACTGTGTTTGTCACACTAAAATTCAATCAttaagcaaaaaataaataaataaattactccataaaattgcGTTCGTACCTATACCTGATCTTTCTATATACTCCAACTCTACATAAATCATACTACTGGTCAAGTTGCCTTATGTGTATATAAAGTAGTACTCCCCGAAACTGAAAAATAATATACTCCTCGTAGCGAATTTCAAAGTTTACCAACTGATTGGCAACCTGtctttttctcaaattaaatAAGTAAAGATATTGACAAATAACCTTCAATTTTGAGTTCTTCCAGCTAGTACTAGTTTGTAGAGATGTCTTAGTTCAAATAACTCTGGATTTCAAGAAAAACAATATCTTATGTTAAAAAAGGCCAATCTCTTGTCTTACTTAGCATGAACGAGGAAATATTATAGACTAATGAATACTATATTATCATACGCGAAATGtgactgaatttttttttatcctagTTTTCGTGCAGAAGAACTGCTAAATAAGAGCAGCTTTTGTtgttaaatgaaaattttgagatcAAGGAGAACAAACAaacatttgaaacaatttttaGCATGCTTGTTGTATTACATTGGCCTTGACCGCTGCATTAATAGTAGCACCATGGACACAAATGTTCAGAATTCAACAGGTGGACAAGATCCCGAGTCTAATTCCAGTTCCAGCAGAGCCAAGCAAGGCGGGTGGATCACCATTCCTTTCATCATGGGTCTCTTTCTCCAATCCTCTTTTCTCACCAGCTTGAAAAGATTGAAGCATAAATCTACATAAGTGTAAGCATTTGAATTTAATAATAATGAGTAGGCGATATACTTACTGTTTTTTCACATTGTAGCGGCCATGGCGGGCACATCACTTACTTTTGGAGGATTCACTTCCAATCTGATTGTGTTTCCGATTCAAGAATTCAACATCAATAGCATAAGTGCTGCTAAAAGCTTTAATGTAGTTACCGGCTCCACCTTCATTATTCCCATAGCTGGAGCCATCTTAGCCGATTCCTTTCTGGGATGTTACTCCGTCTACTGGATTTCTTCTTTAATCTCATCCCTGGTGagtgtttttctattttttcttttcctaatggcctatgtttttttttttttcaagtcccatttacaTTGATTCTGGTAAAATTTGCTATGCATTTTGCAGGGCATGTTGATACTAGTCATGACAGCAGCTGTCAAAAAATTGAGACCTCCGCAATGTGAGAATGGAGTTGGCTTGTGCATAAAACCGTCAGAGAGTCAATTGGGAGTTCTTTATATCGGCTTAGCTCTAGCATCTCTAGGGTTGGCAGGAACCCGATTCACTGTTGGAACCATCGGAGCAGATCAATTTGATAAACCAAAGCATCGAGGGATTTTCTTTAATTGGTACATTTTCGTAATGTACATATGCACTGTTATTAGCGCCACAGTTATTGTATATATTCAAGATAGTGTGAGTTGGGCATGGGGTTTCGGAATTTGTGTTGTCGCAAATACACTTGGATTAGCACTATTTGTAGCTGGCACTGGTTTCTATCGTCGTTTTAAGCCACAAGGGAGCCCTTTTGCTAGCTTGGCTCGTGTTATTGTTGCAGCCACCAGGAAAAGGAATTTGTTGCTCTCTCAAAACGCTGAAGATTATTGCCGTACCTACAAAATTCTTCGGGTATGAACCACTGATGTTAGGGTgacattcaaaatttcaaataatataaACGGCTTGTTTGCAATATTTTCCACCAATTGTTAAGAGTCTTAGAGAAAGTTAAGCTAAATTTCTTTGGCGTCAAACCAATTTGACATCTAATCATGTGTAATGTTACATCTCAAAAACTACAGGTTCTTGAACTGCGCAGCGTCGAAAACTGAAGAGGACACAGACCAAGACGGTTCCATTAGGAAACCGTGGCGGGTGTGCACAGTGAAAGAAGGGGAAGATTTTAAAAGCCTAATCAAATTGCTACCAATCTGGTCAACTGCTTTGCTCGTTTCTGTCCCTCTTGCCATCCAATTGAGCATGGTGGTCATCCAGGCTCTGACGATGGATCGTCATATTGGACCTCATTTCAAAATTCCAGCAGGTACCGTGCCAGTCTTCCTATCAATATCCACTTGCATCACCATCTTTTTGATAGATCGACTCCTGCTCCCTCTATGGGAGAAGTTCACATACCGCCCCATGACAGCGCTCCAGCGAGTCGGGATCGGACATGTGCTCGACGTTCTTGGCATGGGCGTATTAGCGCTGGCGGAGGCAAGAAGGCTGAAAACGGCGCAACTGCATAACCTTCAAGACCAGGACAACTCTGTAGTGCCAATGTCGGTCTTCTGGCTTGTGCCATCACTAGCTCTTGCTGGTAGTGGAGAAGCATTTCTTTTTCCGGGTCATATTTCATTCTATTACCAAGAATTTCCAGCATCCCTAAAAAGTACATCAACTGCAGTTCTTGGAATGTCTATTGGCATTTCCTTCTACGTAAAAGAGAACGGATTGGTTGCCTAATAACATAAACAATGGGAGACTAGATAACGTGTACTGGCTGGTCACTATTCTCGGCGGCCTTaacttttgttattttcttcTATGTTCCCATGTACAAGTATCAAAATGATGAAAAGGCAACTGATGCTTCTGTAGACGAAAGAATAAGACGATGCTTTGCTGCATCTTGGAAAGCATATATACGGTTCTATTTTCTGTTGCAGTTTCCCTCATGTTGTATTGAACTTTTTCATAGAATAGCTGACGACCTGGAATTATTTTCTTGGCAATAAAACTATGAAAGTATAGAGCAAAGTCAAGGGCTAACGAGATTTTAAGTGCTAAAGCACTTCAACTCAAAATTCCTATTCGAgtacattttaaaattttataagtCAATGGCTATGGCtagtatttcttcttctttttttttttaatttatggGCCATAAAATTCTGTGATAGCCGGGGTTGGATTTGGGTCAAAAATTAGTAACTTCTTGTTTAAAGCCAATTAGTTGTAGTTGTTAGATTCAAATTCGTTTACTAGACTGGTGTTCGTGTGTAGTTCTGAATTCCCCTTATCTACACCTTGCTAATATTTCATTTATGATTCTCTTAGTTTCTATCACACTAAGGttctgtttggattgctatttttagaatttttgtaagaaaatatactgtaacgatttgatatatgagAGGTAAAagaataattgaaaaatatgttcacgtaaaatataaaaaaattttggcagaaaatcacaattcaaaTTTTGACATCACCACCTTTAATTCTATGCTTCACGAATCCCCAATTCCTTCCTCTATTTCTCATCTTTGGCACTTACATAttcacattttttcttttggtttctgtaacaacaaaataaaattgGTTAAACagcattcttttttcttttttttttattatcaattttatACTGCGAAGAATAAGGAAGTTCTATACTTGACCGGGGGGGGGGGTTTTAATTTGATTATGCATGTGATGGTAGAACCCATTGAAGAGAAGATACATTTTACGTACATAAGTCGTGGAATGTTTGCCCTACcataatgaaaataaaaatataagaaatatgACGAGTTTGGCGTTTGGGTCGAGAATGTAGATGTAGTCTTCTTGTCTTGGATTATCAGCTTTTTTTCATCTGGATCATTTGGTTTATTAACGCTTTCAAGTAGACTAAGgttccatttgataaaattgaatttgaattgtGAAGTTTGAATACTGAAACAGTTAACTTGCTAAATTTTAagcattgaaaagaaatacatgaatgtttgaattttaatgctaaatttatttatacagtttgataaatatttataactgaatgcttaataagtttaatttgacaattttgcccttatatcttttcattcaaaaaagaaatagaacctatgatttaattaacttaaaattgttaggcatgaaaatgacaatatttatttttaaatcaaattaatataaaagatgaaatatattatatgaggagtatggagaagatgtgaaagtcatttGAAAGTGAGAAAAGAGACGCAGAAAatcgttagatagagaatatcatgttgtttaattagataagaattttaaacataattaacaaataagagtagatttggtagataagataagatagttgaagtaattctattggttcttatatgaattaagcgttcagttaggattcttgtgctgaaaaaaataaatacaaattcaGCACTATTTAACAAGTTCagtgatagggtgttaattgttagtaattttattgttaattctcctatttatccttgccaaatattgctttaattgtcaatatatatttatatttggtatttggatataatttcagaaaGTGGAGCAGAAAAGTGCTAAAAGGGGACCTTCTTGAGAAGATTTCTCCACACGTGAGAAGCTTTCCACAATCAGCCCAAATTGTGCAAACCAACGGAATTGCTGATGAAGAGTTGCCTTCCTATTATTAAGTCCTGGCAAGTCCACTAACAATAAGAAATCAAAAGGAGACAATTCTGCGGGGACCACGTAACATTGATTTAGAAAATGTGTTCTTCTTTTGGGAGATGTACTCATTAGCCATAGGTGGACTTTGATGATGAAAGTAGCTTTTCTATTTGCTTCCTACGTAACTAGTTCTCTTATGAAACTAGTGCAGAGGAGAATGAGAAGCTTCATAAGACATTAgactagttttagttttctctCCAGGAAGCTCCGTAGGAGGATAGAGGTAGTTCTTGGTTTTCAGAGGAGGAGTTCTTCCTTCCTTGTTGTGTGGTGTGCAACTTTTCTTAAAAGAGTCTAGCGAGACTCAAGTTTCTTCCTAAATTCTTAGTTAGTTATTTATGTATTTGATTCCATTTAAATTGCGTGAGAATTTTATCATGAGGCGTGACTAATCTTctcctctagtcaaggatcaacgcgaagacgcagttccaaatatctgtgagatctaattaattttacgtgttccttaatttgttaatatttgcatgttttctattttaatttccatgggattattttgttaattggatatcaagggcccgatgtgcaatttgacttattaatctcctgtcaaattaatcaattaaatccgtaattgtttagttggttaatattagtgacaactagtattttcacatactaggggaacatgcaatctgatttaaataaccctcgtagcgtgttattaatttgggttaggcttttctagtttttaatgcaattaggaaattaattcctacggtcgtacctaggagtatttcctggttaggggtaatcaacggtcgtaccttggttatcaataaattaaggaaaagctggtcgttagattttatcggcgactataactaacctattaataaaattaagtgaaccttctttgcatcaatgatcggatgaatggactgtgtctgcgtagttgtatccttggctagaatttatttatcatttatttaattgctatttacaattgtattaattaattatttatttttggttaattatttttagttaaattgtttaattatttatttttaatttcattttgataaaaatcccccgtgtctcgaatttaaaaagaatcaaattttttccagtccctgtggattcgaccctactcactactatacacagaaaattcattttttctcgagtaggtatttattattgcacaggctcgacacctgtcaattttttgcgccgttgccggggactggcgttaatcatttgtttctttttaagttcattttttttctggtatttttctagtttatgcctcgctcttctcgtacaggcgaattaattttcgaccctgaagtagagaagaccgcgcgtAGAACGAGGAAAGAAACCAGGCGGCTCAGGGAGGAGCAATACGATATTGCACCTCAGGAACTTGATCCAGAGGTTGAGCCGACAAATTTGTCTGGtgacaattcaagtgattcagaCCAAGAGGAAGTCACTATGGCAAATGCacgaacactaagggagttggctgctcctgatttaaatcagcagcccttgtgcattacttttccacatttaaatgatgacactccctttgaactaaaatctggtctaattcatctcttgccatcttttcatggtctaccaggtgaggagccctACAAGCACTTGCAAGAGTTTGACGTCGTTTGCAACAGTATGAAGCCTCCGGGAATTACAGAAGAGCAAATAAAAATGAGGGCTTTCCCCTTCTCTTTGAAGGATCCGCGAAAGACTGGCTCTACTACCTACCGCctggtagtatcaccacgtgggatcaattgaagaaaaaatttctgGACAAGTACTTTCCGGCGTCTAGAGCTGCAAGCCTAAGAAAGGAAATATGTGGTATCAAACAACACCCAGGCGAGTCActctatgagtactgggagAGGTTTAAGAAATTGTGCACCAAATGCCCTCAGCATCAGATAAGTGAGCAACTGCTCATTCAATATTTCTATGAGGGGTTGCTTTTCAGGGACAGAAGCATaatcgatgctgcaagtggaggggcgttagtgaacaaaacccctcgaggagcatgggagttgattgaagggATGGCTGAGAACTCACAGCAGTTTGGTTCAAGAGAGGACATCCCGACGCGTAGGGTGAATGAGGTGGAAACGTCCTCTATCCAACAGCAATCTCCGAATTAACATCTTTCGTAAGACAATTAGCTGTGGGGAGTGCTTCACATGTCAAAGTGTGCGGGGTATGCACTGCCGTGGGTCATCCTACGGAAATGTGTCCAatggttcaagaagaaactgctgaacaggtgaacatggctggccacgcgcccgcgccaagaaagcCGTACGACCCATACTCAAGTACCTACAATCCTGGTTGGAGGGATCACCCCAACCTTagttatggaggaaataggcagtctaactttgtgccaAATAGACAGCAAGGACACCAACAGCAGTACCATCATcgcccaccaccaccaccaccactttcaaactcaagtccgtccatggaagagatgatgaagcaattacttgctaatcaacaaaagacggaTTCAGACTTGCAAAGTATGAGGAATCAACTGGGACAGGTGCAATCattgcaaaatcaaatgaatcaaatggcTATAACAATCAACCGGTTGGAGTCCCAAGTTCAAGGAAAGTTACCATCTCAACCTGAGGCAAATCCAAAGAATGTAAGCGCAATGACCttaaggagtggcaaggaagttCAAGGACCCGAACCGGTGATTCCTAAAGACAAGGACGAGGAACGGATTGAGAAAGAATTGGAAGAGGAGGGCACagacaacaaaaatgcaaaggTACCCTCGAACCCAATTCCTACAACTAAAACTAATCCACCTCCCTTTCCTAGCAGGTTAGAGAAACCAAAGaagcaagacaaggaaaaagAGGTCTTGGAGATCTTTCGCAAGGTGGAGATCAACATACCCCTGCTGGATGCGATTAAACAAGTACCCAGGTACgcaaaatttttgagggacCTGTGTGCCAACCGCAAGCGGTTGAAGGGGGATGAACGAGTTATAGTTGGGGAGAATGTTTCAGCAATTCTACAAAGGAAACTTCCACCAAAatgcggagatccaggtatgtttactattcctTGTAGGATAGGTAATACTTTGATTGGAAAGGCCATGTTAGACCTGGGAGCctcaattaatgtcatgccaAAGTCCATTTATGCTTCCTTAAACTTAGGCCCTTTGAA
This sequence is a window from Coffea eugenioides isolate CCC68of unplaced genomic scaffold, Ceug_1.0 ScVebR1_497;HRSCAF=1184, whole genome shotgun sequence. Protein-coding genes within it:
- the LOC113758411 gene encoding protein NRT1/ PTR FAMILY 2.7-like; this translates as MDNRKAENSAERQDPESNSSSSRSKKGSWITFPFIMATVVGTSLAFGGLTSNLIVYLIQEFNIKSISAAEIFNVVNGCITIFPIAGAIIADSFLGCYSVIWISSLISSLGMLIIVMTAALNKLRPPQCENGSSLCISPSGVQLAVLYIGLALASLGMAGSRFTIGPMGANQFDKPKHQEIFFNWYIFAMYTATAISLTVIVYIENSVSWAWGFGISVAANIVGLALFLVGRGFYRQLKPQGSPFTGLARVVIAATRKRNLLLSQNTEDYCQDPETTTFVMPTKFFKFLNHAALKTEGDTDLDGSIKKPWKVCTVKEVEDFKSLSKMLPIWSTALLVSPPLAVQLSMTVIQALAMDRHVGAHFKTPAGSVQVFIFLSTCMTIFFLDRFLFPMWEKFMHRAITPLQRVGIGHLFDVLSMAVLALVEAKRLKLARMHHLQDQDNSVVPMSVFWLVPSFALAGIGEAFHFPGHILFYYQEFPVSLKSTSTAVVALSIGIGFNLGNGLINAVKKTTEWLPDNINRGRLDNVYWLVTILGGLNFCYFLLCSSMYKYQNVEKVTDDAVNEQ